A region of Pasteurellaceae bacterium Orientalotternb1 DNA encodes the following proteins:
- a CDS encoding endonuclease III — MNKQKRIEILTRLRNENPHPTTELNYSSPFELLIAVILSAQATDVGVNKATAKLYPVANTPQAILDLGVNGLKEYIKTIGLFNSKAENIIKTCRDLIEKHNGEVPQTREELEALAGVGRKTANVVLNTAFGQPTIAVDTHIFRVSNRTNFAPGKDVVKVEEKLLKVVPDKFKVDVHHWLILHGRYTCIARKPRCGSCIIEDLCEYKAKTDL, encoded by the coding sequence ATGAATAAACAAAAACGTATCGAAATTTTAACTCGTTTAAGAAACGAAAATCCGCATCCGACCACGGAACTCAATTACAGCAGCCCATTTGAGCTGTTGATTGCGGTAATTTTATCGGCACAAGCCACCGATGTCGGCGTGAATAAAGCCACCGCCAAACTTTACCCTGTGGCGAATACGCCGCAAGCAATTTTGGATTTGGGCGTAAATGGCTTAAAAGAGTACATCAAAACCATCGGGTTGTTTAACAGCAAGGCGGAAAATATCATCAAAACCTGTCGGGATTTAATCGAAAAGCACAATGGCGAAGTACCACAGACCCGAGAAGAGCTGGAGGCCTTGGCAGGCGTGGGGCGAAAAACGGCAAATGTGGTGCTGAATACAGCGTTTGGGCAGCCGACCATTGCGGTAGATACTCATATTTTCCGTGTTTCAAATCGTACCAATTTCGCCCCAGGCAAAGATGTGGTGAAAGTCGAAGAAAAATTGCTGAAAGTGGTGCCTGATAAATTTAAGGTGGATGTACACCATTGGCTGATTTTACACGGCCGCTACACTTGCATCGCCCGTAAACCACGCTGCGGCTCCTGCATTATTGAAGATTTGTGTGAATATAAAGCGAAAACGGATTTGTAA
- a CDS encoding DNA topoisomerase I, with protein MGKSLVIVESPAKAKTINKYLGSDFVVKSSVGHIRDLPTSGGEKEKSEKAKPISTRGLSAEEKAKIKAEKDRNALVKRMGIDPYHQWKAHYEILPGKEKVVSELKSLAKKADHIYLATDLDREGEAIAWHLREVIGGDDERFSRVVFNEITKNAIKQAFEKPEQLNMDRVNAQQTRRFLDRVVGFMVSPLLWKKVARGLSAGRVQSVAVKLLVEREREIKAFQPEEFWQIFAKTKAEKGGLNLELTHHKGKKWAAKNAKAAQQAVTSLQNFAFIVSEIDKKPTSSRAKAPFITSTLQQSASTRLGFSVKKTMMLAQRLYEAGYITYMRTDSTNLSQDALAMARGYIENFFGEKYLPSKPNFYASKEKAQEAHEAIRPSDVRVTMQDLNGMEKDAERLYDLIWRQFLACQMTAAEYDSTSLTITAGDYELKTKGRVLRFDGWTKVLPIQSKTAEDQELPEVSLNETLTLNEIVPSQHFTKPPARYSEAALVKELEKRGIGRPSTYAAIISTIQERGYVRVENRRFYAEKMGEIVTDRLDESFKELMNYDFTANMEDVLDQIASGNVNWKDELNRFFADFSEKLTTAELDELEGGMRPNNLVETEIDCPTCGRQMAIRTASTGVFLGCTGYALPPKERCKTTINLIPEAELLNVLDDDSETNALMKRKRCPKCDTAMDSYVIDPQRKIHICGNNPNCDGYLIEQGSFKIKGYDGPIVECDKCGADMHLKLGRFGKYMGCTHCDNTRKILKNGEVAPPREEPIHFPELKCEKSDAYFVLRDGASGVFMSAHNFPKSRESRAPKVAELAKYRERLPEKLQYLADAPLFDPEGNDAIIRFSRKEKRQYVTSEKNGKATKWIVDYLDGNWVERKK; from the coding sequence ATGGGAAAATCGTTAGTTATCGTCGAGTCGCCAGCTAAAGCTAAAACCATCAATAAATATCTCGGCAGCGATTTTGTGGTGAAGTCAAGTGTGGGACATATTCGTGATTTGCCAACCAGCGGTGGTGAAAAAGAGAAAAGCGAAAAAGCAAAACCTATCTCCACTCGTGGATTGAGTGCGGAAGAAAAAGCCAAAATCAAAGCAGAGAAAGATCGCAATGCATTAGTTAAACGAATGGGGATCGACCCATATCATCAATGGAAAGCCCACTACGAAATTTTGCCAGGCAAAGAAAAAGTAGTGTCTGAACTGAAATCGCTCGCTAAAAAAGCGGATCATATCTATCTCGCTACCGACTTGGATAGAGAAGGGGAAGCAATTGCGTGGCATTTGCGAGAAGTGATCGGCGGCGATGACGAACGTTTCAGCCGTGTGGTGTTTAATGAAATCACCAAAAATGCGATCAAACAAGCCTTTGAGAAGCCTGAACAACTGAATATGGATCGCGTAAATGCTCAACAAACACGCCGCTTTTTAGATCGTGTGGTGGGCTTTATGGTTTCGCCATTGTTATGGAAAAAAGTGGCTCGTGGCTTGTCAGCGGGGCGGGTGCAGTCAGTGGCGGTGAAGTTGTTAGTGGAACGTGAGCGTGAAATCAAAGCTTTCCAACCCGAAGAATTTTGGCAAATTTTTGCCAAAACCAAAGCCGAAAAAGGGGGATTGAATCTTGAATTAACCCATCACAAAGGCAAAAAGTGGGCGGCAAAAAACGCAAAAGCGGCACAACAAGCGGTCACTTCCTTGCAAAATTTTGCATTTATTGTCAGTGAAATTGATAAAAAACCGACTTCATCGCGTGCTAAAGCGCCGTTCATTACGTCCACCTTACAACAATCGGCAAGCACCCGTTTGGGTTTTAGCGTCAAGAAAACGATGATGTTAGCTCAACGTTTGTACGAAGCGGGCTACATCACTTATATGCGTACCGATTCAACCAATTTGAGCCAAGATGCATTGGCAATGGCTCGGGGCTATATTGAGAATTTCTTTGGCGAAAAATACTTGCCGAGCAAGCCAAATTTCTACGCCAGCAAAGAAAAAGCACAGGAAGCTCACGAAGCGATTCGCCCGTCTGATGTGCGAGTTACTATGCAAGATCTCAACGGAATGGAAAAAGATGCCGAGCGGTTATACGACCTGATTTGGCGGCAGTTCCTTGCCTGCCAAATGACGGCAGCAGAATATGATTCCACCAGTTTGACCATCACTGCAGGCGATTACGAGCTGAAAACCAAAGGGCGAGTGCTGCGTTTTGACGGTTGGACGAAGGTGCTACCAATTCAAAGCAAAACGGCGGAAGATCAAGAGTTGCCAGAAGTTTCGCTCAATGAAACCTTGACGTTGAATGAAATCGTACCAAGCCAACATTTCACCAAACCGCCAGCTCGTTATTCCGAAGCAGCATTGGTAAAAGAGCTAGAAAAACGGGGTATTGGTCGCCCTTCAACCTATGCAGCGATTATTTCGACCATTCAAGAACGTGGCTATGTGCGAGTGGAAAACCGCCGTTTCTATGCAGAAAAAATGGGCGAGATCGTCACCGATCGGTTAGATGAATCTTTCAAAGAGTTGATGAACTACGATTTCACCGCCAATATGGAAGATGTGCTAGACCAAATCGCATCGGGCAATGTGAATTGGAAAGACGAACTCAATCGCTTCTTTGCCGATTTCTCAGAGAAATTGACTACGGCGGAATTGGATGAATTAGAAGGCGGAATGCGTCCGAATAATTTGGTGGAAACAGAGATTGATTGTCCAACGTGCGGTCGCCAAATGGCAATCCGCACTGCCAGCACGGGCGTATTTTTAGGCTGTACGGGCTATGCGTTGCCGCCGAAAGAACGTTGTAAAACCACGATCAATCTGATTCCAGAAGCAGAATTACTCAATGTATTAGATGACGATTCAGAAACGAATGCGTTAATGAAGCGTAAACGATGTCCGAAATGCGATACCGCAATGGATAGTTATGTGATTGATCCGCAACGTAAAATTCATATTTGTGGTAACAACCCGAATTGTGATGGTTATCTGATCGAACAAGGTTCATTTAAAATCAAAGGCTACGATGGTCCGATTGTGGAATGCGATAAATGCGGGGCGGATATGCACCTGAAACTTGGTCGTTTCGGCAAATATATGGGCTGCACTCACTGCGACAACACTCGCAAAATTCTCAAAAACGGCGAAGTCGCCCCACCACGGGAAGAACCGATTCATTTCCCTGAACTGAAATGTGAAAAATCCGATGCCTATTTTGTATTGCGTGATGGGGCAAGCGGCGTATTTATGTCCGCCCACAATTTCCCGAAATCAAGAGAAAGCCGTGCACCAAAAGTGGCAGAGTTGGCAAAATATCGTGAACGCTTACCAGAGAAATTGCAATATTTAGCCGATGCACCACTGTTTGATCCTGAAGGAAACGACGCAATTATCCGCTTCAGCCGCAAGGAAAAACGCCAATATGTGACCTCGGAAAAAAATGGCAAAGCGACCAAATGGATTGTCGATTACCTAGACGGCAACTGGGTAGAACGCAAGAAATAA